Proteins found in one Triticum aestivum cultivar Chinese Spring chromosome 4D, IWGSC CS RefSeq v2.1, whole genome shotgun sequence genomic segment:
- the LOC123100202 gene encoding major pollen allergen Lol p 5b-like, which translates to MAVQQCTVALFVAVALVAGPSVSYAAKAGHAPAGEQPKATTEEQKLIEKANNAFKAAVAAAAVVPPADKPKYFETTFVNNFGNWTLEGLANVSSANASISTRVVFAQVAAAMNAQGATPEAKYDSFVAIFGESLRIIAGILEVHAVKPAREEVKGAIPAGELKAIDQIDTAFRTAATAADAAPAKDKSTIFDSAFSKAIKETMGDAYKDYKFVPAIESAVKKMYAVYVPESPEDKSFIFESALTDTIGAMATAAAAATPATPTPTPASATGGDKV; encoded by the coding sequence ATGGCAGTGCAGCAATGCACGGTGGCGCTGTTCGTGGCCGTCGCCCTCGTGGCCGGGCCATCCGTCTCGTACGCTGCCAAAGCCGGCCACGCCCCAGCCGGGGAACAACCCAAGGCCACAACCGAGGAGCAGAAGCTAATTGAGAAGGCCAACAACGCCTTCAAGGCGGCCGTGGCGGCTGCAGCCGTGGTCCCCCCAGCGGACAAGCCCAAGTATTTCGAGACCACCTTCGTCAACAACTTTGGCAACTGGACACTCGAAGGGTTAGCCAACGTGTCCAGCGCCAACGCTAGTATCAGCACTAGGGTCGTCTTCGCTCAGGTGGCGGCCGCCATGAACGCCCAGGGCGCTACCCCGGAGGCCAAGTATGACTCCTTCGTGGCCATCTTTGGCGAGTCGCTCCGCATCATCGCCGGCATCCTAGAGGTCCACGCCGTCAAGCCCGCCCGCGAGGAAGTCAAGGGGGCGATCCCTGCCGGCGAGCTCAAGGCCATTGACCAGATCGACACCGCCTTCAGGACTGCAGCCACCGCagccgacgctgccccggccaaGGACAAGTCCACCATCTTCGACTCCGCCTTCAGCAAGGCCATTAAGGAGACCATGGGCGATGCATACAAGGACTACAAGTTCGTCCCCGCCATCGAGTCTGCCGTCAAGAAGATGTATGCCGTATATGTTCCTGAGAGTCCCGAGGACAAGAGCTTCATCTTTGAGAGCGCCCTTACCGACACCATCGGCGCCATGGccaccgcggccgccgccgccacccccgccaCTCCCACTCCCACTCCCGCCTCCGCCACCGGTGGAGACAAAGTCtag